In Nicotiana tabacum cultivar K326 chromosome 11, ASM71507v2, whole genome shotgun sequence, a single window of DNA contains:
- the LOC142165792 gene encoding secreted RxLR effector protein 78-like, whose amino-acid sequence MSFIISEAQAGFIPGRRIADNIILAHELVKSYSRKHISPRCMIKVDLQKAYDSVEWAYLEQVLEGLAFPEKFTKWIMVCVRTVNYTILLNGETVEPFNAVRGLRQGDPISPSFLQLQWST is encoded by the coding sequence ATGAGCTTCATTATCTCAGAGGCACAAGCAGGATTCATACCTGGGAGAAGAATAGCTGATAACATTATCTTGGCTCATGAGTTGGTTAAATCATATAGCAGGAAGCACATCTCCCCTAGGTGCATGATCAAAGTGGACTTACAAAAAGCTTATGACTCAGTGGAATGGGCCTATCTGGAGCAAGTTTTGGAGGGGTTGGCTTTTCCTGAAAAGTTCACAAAGTGGATAATGGTATGTGTCAGAACTGTCAATTACACTATTTTGCTCAATGGGGAAACTGTAGAACCTTTCAATGCTGTTAGAGGCCTAAGACAAGGAGATCCAATTTCGCCTTCCTTTTTGCAATTGCAATGGAGTACCTAA
- the LOC107809448 gene encoding uncharacterized protein LOC107809448 — translation MCLEQLEKWSLIEESAMQQKSRATWIKFGDSNTKYFTVVMKEKQQQKQILEITSLTRMKLQDPRANKTEFADFYKSLMGSAATTLPTVNMLTQKYEALCLIGDHKAAGIDGYNAIFFKKVWPIIKEEVCEAVKEFFITGVL, via the exons ATGTGCTTAGAGCAACTAGAAAAGTGGTCATTGATAGAAGAAAGTGCAATGCAACAGAAATCTAGAGCTACATGGATTAAGTTCGGTGATTCAAACACAAAATACTTCACAGTTGTGATGAAAGAAAAGCAGCAGCAGAAACAGATCCTGGAAATTACTTCTCTGACAAGAATGAAGCTACAGGATCCCAGGGCTAATAAAACAGAATTTGCTGATTTTTATAAGTCCTTGATGGGATCAGCTGCCACTACCTTACCTACAGTCAATATGCTG ACACAGAAATATGAAGCCCTTTGCTTAATTGGAGATCACAAAGCCGCAGGAATAGATGGATACAAtgctatatttttcaaaaaagtctGGCCTATCATTAAAGAGGAAGTATGTGAAGCAGTAAAGGAGTTCTTCATCACAGGGGTCCTATAA